A window of Solea solea chromosome 18, fSolSol10.1, whole genome shotgun sequence contains these coding sequences:
- the ttc8 gene encoding tetratricopeptide repeat protein 8 isoform X1, translating into MEVSMDPLFLAWSYFRRRKLQQCSDICSKILHDNPYDQDSSLCVSEAVWSLKTRALTEMVYIDEIEVDQEGIAEMMLDESSIAQVARPGTSLRLPGTSQGGGPTPAVRPMTQSGRPITGFVRPSTQSGRPGTMEQAIKTPRTSSTARPVTSASGRFIRLGTASMLTNPDGPFINLSRINLAKYSQKPNLSRALFEYIFHHENDVKNALDLAAQATEHAQFKDWWWKVQLGKCYYRLSLYREAEKQFRSALNHQEVVDTYLYLAKVYQRLDQPITALNLFKQGLDHFPGEVTLLTGIARIHEEMNNISSATEYYKDVLKQDNTHVEAIACIGSNHFYTDQPEIALRFYRRLLQMGVYNCQLYNNLGLCCFYAQQYDMTLSSFERALALVDNDEEQADVWYNIGHVAVGVGDLTLAYQCFKLALAFNNDHAEAYNNLAVLELRKGRVEQSKAFLQTAASLAPHMYEPHFNLSILSEKIGDLQSSYTAAQKSEDAFPEHVDTQQLLKQLRQHFAAL; encoded by the exons ATGGAGGTGTCGATGGACCCTTTGTTTTTGGCGTGGAGCTACTTCAGGAGACGGAAACTCCAACAGTGCTCAGACATTTGCTCCAAAATATTACACGACAACCCATACGACCAG GACTCCTCCTTATGTGTCTCAGAG GCTGTATGGAGCTTGAAAACCCGTGCCCTGACAGAGATGGTATACATAGATGAAATTGAGGTCGATCAGGAGGGCATTGCTGAGATGATGCTGGATGAGAGCTCCATTGCTCAAGTAGCGC GCCCTGGAACATCGCTGAGGCTCCCTGGAACAAGTCAGGGTGGGGGACCCACACCAGCTGTCAG GCCTATGACACAGTCAGGGCGTCCCATCACAGGATTTGTGAGACCCAGCACACAGTCGGGACGTCCTGGGACGATGGAACAGGCCATCAAAACTCCCCGCACATCAAGCACTGCCCGGCCTGTCACTAGTGCTTCTGGTAGATTCATCCGTCTGGGAACG GCTTCAATGCTAACAAATCCAGATGGACCATTTATTAATTTGTCAAGAATAAATCTTGCCAAATATTCCCAAAAGCCAAACTTGTCCAGG GCACTGTTTGAGTACATCTTCCATCatgaaaatgatgtgaaaaat GCTCTGGATTTAGCTGCTCAAGCTACTGAACATGCTCAGTTCAAAGACTGGTGGTGGAAAGTTCAGCTGGGGAAATGTTACTATAG GCTGAGTTTATATCGAGAAGCAGAAAAACAGTTTCGATCAGCTCTCAACCACCAAGAGGTGGTTGATACATACCTCTACCTGGCAAAG GTTTACCAGCGCCTGGATCAACCAATAACAGCACTCAACCTTTTCAAGCAAGGCCTGGACCACTTTCCTGGTGAAGTCACCCTTCTAACAGGAATCGCGCGGATTCACGAG GAAATGAACAACATTTCATCAGCCACGGAGTACTACAAAGATGTCCTGAAGCAGGACAACACTCACGTGGAGGCTATAGCCTGCATTGGCAGCAATCACTTCTATACTGATCAGCCAGAGATTGCACTGCGGTTCTACAG GCGGCTGCTCCAGATGGGCGTGTATAACTGCCAGCTGTACAACAACCTGGGCCTGTGCTGCTTCTATGCCCAGCAGTACGACATGACTCTGTCCTCGTTTGAGAGGGCTCTGGCCCTGGTGGACAATGACGAAGAGCAGGCCGATGTTTGGTACAACATAGGACACGTGGCTGTG GGTGTAGGCGACTTGACACTTGCTTATCAGTGCTTTAAACTGGCTTTGGCTTTTAATAATGACCATGCTGAGGCCTACAACAACTTGGCTGTGCTGGAGCTGCGTAAAGGCCGTGTTGAACAG TCTAAAGCCTTTCTTCAGACTGCTGCATCGCTGGCCCCTCACATGTATGAACCACACTTCAATCTTTCCATTCTTTCTGAAAAG ATTGGAGACCTTCAGAGCAGCTACACCGCAGCTCAGAAATCCGAGGACGCGTTTCCTGAGCACGTCGACACTCAGCAGCTTCTGAAGCAACTCCGGCAGCACTTTGCAGCGCTGTGA
- the ttc8 gene encoding tetratricopeptide repeat protein 8 isoform X2, with protein sequence MEVSMDPLFLAWSYFRRRKLQQCSDICSKILHDNPYDQAVWSLKTRALTEMVYIDEIEVDQEGIAEMMLDESSIAQVARPGTSLRLPGTSQGGGPTPAVRPMTQSGRPITGFVRPSTQSGRPGTMEQAIKTPRTSSTARPVTSASGRFIRLGTASMLTNPDGPFINLSRINLAKYSQKPNLSRALFEYIFHHENDVKNALDLAAQATEHAQFKDWWWKVQLGKCYYRLSLYREAEKQFRSALNHQEVVDTYLYLAKVYQRLDQPITALNLFKQGLDHFPGEVTLLTGIARIHEEMNNISSATEYYKDVLKQDNTHVEAIACIGSNHFYTDQPEIALRFYRRLLQMGVYNCQLYNNLGLCCFYAQQYDMTLSSFERALALVDNDEEQADVWYNIGHVAVGVGDLTLAYQCFKLALAFNNDHAEAYNNLAVLELRKGRVEQSKAFLQTAASLAPHMYEPHFNLSILSEKIGDLQSSYTAAQKSEDAFPEHVDTQQLLKQLRQHFAAL encoded by the exons ATGGAGGTGTCGATGGACCCTTTGTTTTTGGCGTGGAGCTACTTCAGGAGACGGAAACTCCAACAGTGCTCAGACATTTGCTCCAAAATATTACACGACAACCCATACGACCAG GCTGTATGGAGCTTGAAAACCCGTGCCCTGACAGAGATGGTATACATAGATGAAATTGAGGTCGATCAGGAGGGCATTGCTGAGATGATGCTGGATGAGAGCTCCATTGCTCAAGTAGCGC GCCCTGGAACATCGCTGAGGCTCCCTGGAACAAGTCAGGGTGGGGGACCCACACCAGCTGTCAG GCCTATGACACAGTCAGGGCGTCCCATCACAGGATTTGTGAGACCCAGCACACAGTCGGGACGTCCTGGGACGATGGAACAGGCCATCAAAACTCCCCGCACATCAAGCACTGCCCGGCCTGTCACTAGTGCTTCTGGTAGATTCATCCGTCTGGGAACG GCTTCAATGCTAACAAATCCAGATGGACCATTTATTAATTTGTCAAGAATAAATCTTGCCAAATATTCCCAAAAGCCAAACTTGTCCAGG GCACTGTTTGAGTACATCTTCCATCatgaaaatgatgtgaaaaat GCTCTGGATTTAGCTGCTCAAGCTACTGAACATGCTCAGTTCAAAGACTGGTGGTGGAAAGTTCAGCTGGGGAAATGTTACTATAG GCTGAGTTTATATCGAGAAGCAGAAAAACAGTTTCGATCAGCTCTCAACCACCAAGAGGTGGTTGATACATACCTCTACCTGGCAAAG GTTTACCAGCGCCTGGATCAACCAATAACAGCACTCAACCTTTTCAAGCAAGGCCTGGACCACTTTCCTGGTGAAGTCACCCTTCTAACAGGAATCGCGCGGATTCACGAG GAAATGAACAACATTTCATCAGCCACGGAGTACTACAAAGATGTCCTGAAGCAGGACAACACTCACGTGGAGGCTATAGCCTGCATTGGCAGCAATCACTTCTATACTGATCAGCCAGAGATTGCACTGCGGTTCTACAG GCGGCTGCTCCAGATGGGCGTGTATAACTGCCAGCTGTACAACAACCTGGGCCTGTGCTGCTTCTATGCCCAGCAGTACGACATGACTCTGTCCTCGTTTGAGAGGGCTCTGGCCCTGGTGGACAATGACGAAGAGCAGGCCGATGTTTGGTACAACATAGGACACGTGGCTGTG GGTGTAGGCGACTTGACACTTGCTTATCAGTGCTTTAAACTGGCTTTGGCTTTTAATAATGACCATGCTGAGGCCTACAACAACTTGGCTGTGCTGGAGCTGCGTAAAGGCCGTGTTGAACAG TCTAAAGCCTTTCTTCAGACTGCTGCATCGCTGGCCCCTCACATGTATGAACCACACTTCAATCTTTCCATTCTTTCTGAAAAG ATTGGAGACCTTCAGAGCAGCTACACCGCAGCTCAGAAATCCGAGGACGCGTTTCCTGAGCACGTCGACACTCAGCAGCTTCTGAAGCAACTCCGGCAGCACTTTGCAGCGCTGTGA